A genomic stretch from Primulina huaijiensis isolate GDHJ02 chromosome 14, ASM1229523v2, whole genome shotgun sequence includes:
- the LOC140957695 gene encoding NAC domain-containing protein 89-like isoform X1 gives MGDENSKNTPLSRNSMEISIAEASAMFPGFRFSPSDEELIQYYLKKKLQGFEDGIEVILELDICRHEPWDLPAQSVIQSDNEWFFFSPRGKKYPSGSQSKRATASGYWKATGKERGVKSGSNLIGTKRTLVFHMGRAPKGQRTEWIMHEYCTAEKSQDDMVVCRLRKNSEFHVGDNSRRNFNNERDSPSLNNGTIAMLDKEQSHILEGADVAESCSKECSNSYNSNSMEQVDTGHESDEKISNEFDSSSPKQVCGCEEEEDCYADIMKDDIIELDYSSLNDILVSSKHESNMAYNQPGQDTNLQGDASWRLRQGKQTPKTYQREPYDTQKADKGNLSIDSVPSLGSQQAAENSIDHFAISKYKVSSMIIFLVILILLVTFLKGDSWKSYKLIDVLKFGK, from the exons ATGGGCgatgaaaattcaaaaaatacaCCTTTATCAAGAAACAGTATGGAAATTTCAATAGCAGAAGCTTCTGCAATGTTTCCTGGGTTCAGGTTTTCGCCGTCTGACGAGGAATTGATACAGTATTACCTAAAGAAGAAGCTTCAAGGGTTTGAAGATGGTATAGAAGTCATTCTTGAGCTTGATATTTGCAGACACGAGCCTTGGGATTTACCGG CTCAATCTGTGATTCAATCGGACAACGAATGGTTCTTTTTCTCTCCTCGTGGGAAGAAGTATCCAAGTGGATCTCAAAGCAAAAGGGCGACTGCTAGTGGATACTGGAAGGCCACAGGTAAAGAACGCGGTGTAAAATCGGGTTCGAATCTGATTGGGACGAAGAGGACTCTGGTTTTCCACATGGGCCGGGCACCAAAAGGGCAGAGAACAGAGTGGATAATGCATGAGTATTGTACAGCTGAAAAATCTCAG GACGACATGGTTGTTTGCCGCCTTCGCAAAAACAGTGAGTTTCATGTGGGTGACAATTCGAGAAGGAATTTTAATAATGAAAGGGATTCGCCATCACTTAATAATGGTACAATTGCGATGCTTGATAAGGAACAATCTCACATCCTCGAAGGAGCCGATGTGGCTGAGAGCTGTTCTAAGGAGTGTAGTAACAGTTACAACTCTAACTCTATGGAACAGGTTGACACTGGTCATGAATCTGATGAGAAAATCAGTAATGAATTTGACTCGTCAAGCCCGAAACAGGTTTGC GGTTGCGAAGAGGAAGAGGACTGTTATGCTGATATAATGAAAGATGACATCATTGAACTAGATTATTCCTCACTAAACGATATTCTAGTGTCTAGCAAACATGAATCCAATATGGCATATAACCAGCCAGGTCAGGATACCAATCTTCAGGGCGATGCAAGTTGGCGGCTCAGACAGGGAAAACAAACACCAAAAACTTACCAGAGAGAGCCATATGATACTCAGAAGGCTGATAAAGGAAATCTTTCCATCGACAGTGTCCCAAGTTTGGGTTCTCAGCAGGCAGCAGAGAACTCAATTGATCACTTTGccatttcaaaatataaagttTCGTCCATGATTATCTTTCTGGTCATCCTAATCTTACTGGTAACCTTCTTAAAGGGAGATTCCTGGAAATCTTATAAGCTAATAGATGTCTTGAAGTTCGGAAAATAG
- the LOC140957695 gene encoding NAC domain-containing protein 89-like isoform X2, with the protein MGDENSKNTPLSRNSMEISIAEASAMFPGFRFSPSDEELIQYYLKKKLQGFEDGIEVILELDICRHEPWDLPAQSVIQSDNEWFFFSPRGKKYPSGSQSKRATASGYWKATGKERGVKSGSNLIGTKRTLVFHMGRAPKGQRTEWIMHEYCTAEKSQDDMVVCRLRKNSEFHVGDNSRRNFNNERDSPSLNNGTIAMLDKEQSHILEGADVAESCSKECSNSYNSNSMEQVDTGHESDEKISNEFDSSSPKQGCEEEEDCYADIMKDDIIELDYSSLNDILVSSKHESNMAYNQPGQDTNLQGDASWRLRQGKQTPKTYQREPYDTQKADKGNLSIDSVPSLGSQQAAENSIDHFAISKYKVSSMIIFLVILILLVTFLKGDSWKSYKLIDVLKFGK; encoded by the exons ATGGGCgatgaaaattcaaaaaatacaCCTTTATCAAGAAACAGTATGGAAATTTCAATAGCAGAAGCTTCTGCAATGTTTCCTGGGTTCAGGTTTTCGCCGTCTGACGAGGAATTGATACAGTATTACCTAAAGAAGAAGCTTCAAGGGTTTGAAGATGGTATAGAAGTCATTCTTGAGCTTGATATTTGCAGACACGAGCCTTGGGATTTACCGG CTCAATCTGTGATTCAATCGGACAACGAATGGTTCTTTTTCTCTCCTCGTGGGAAGAAGTATCCAAGTGGATCTCAAAGCAAAAGGGCGACTGCTAGTGGATACTGGAAGGCCACAGGTAAAGAACGCGGTGTAAAATCGGGTTCGAATCTGATTGGGACGAAGAGGACTCTGGTTTTCCACATGGGCCGGGCACCAAAAGGGCAGAGAACAGAGTGGATAATGCATGAGTATTGTACAGCTGAAAAATCTCAG GACGACATGGTTGTTTGCCGCCTTCGCAAAAACAGTGAGTTTCATGTGGGTGACAATTCGAGAAGGAATTTTAATAATGAAAGGGATTCGCCATCACTTAATAATGGTACAATTGCGATGCTTGATAAGGAACAATCTCACATCCTCGAAGGAGCCGATGTGGCTGAGAGCTGTTCTAAGGAGTGTAGTAACAGTTACAACTCTAACTCTATGGAACAGGTTGACACTGGTCATGAATCTGATGAGAAAATCAGTAATGAATTTGACTCGTCAAGCCCGAAACAG GGTTGCGAAGAGGAAGAGGACTGTTATGCTGATATAATGAAAGATGACATCATTGAACTAGATTATTCCTCACTAAACGATATTCTAGTGTCTAGCAAACATGAATCCAATATGGCATATAACCAGCCAGGTCAGGATACCAATCTTCAGGGCGATGCAAGTTGGCGGCTCAGACAGGGAAAACAAACACCAAAAACTTACCAGAGAGAGCCATATGATACTCAGAAGGCTGATAAAGGAAATCTTTCCATCGACAGTGTCCCAAGTTTGGGTTCTCAGCAGGCAGCAGAGAACTCAATTGATCACTTTGccatttcaaaatataaagttTCGTCCATGATTATCTTTCTGGTCATCCTAATCTTACTGGTAACCTTCTTAAAGGGAGATTCCTGGAAATCTTATAAGCTAATAGATGTCTTGAAGTTCGGAAAATAG